A window from Oceanithermus desulfurans encodes these proteins:
- the cutA gene encoding divalent-cation tolerance protein CutA: MVRLVLITVPDEATARKLARSLVEERLAACVNVVGGLTSVYRWEGEVHEDAELLLLVKTTTAALPELEARVRELHPYSVPELLAFAVESGLDRYLSWVKENVK; encoded by the coding sequence ATGGTGCGTCTGGTCCTGATCACGGTGCCCGACGAGGCCACGGCGCGGAAACTCGCGCGCAGCCTGGTCGAGGAGCGTCTGGCCGCCTGCGTGAACGTCGTCGGCGGCCTGACCTCGGTCTACCGCTGGGAGGGCGAGGTTCACGAGGACGCGGAGCTGCTCCTCCTCGTCAAGACGACGACCGCCGCGCTGCCCGAGCTGGAGGCGCGCGTGCGGGAGCTGCACCCCTACAGCGTGCCGGAGCTGCTCGCCTTCGCGGTAGAAAGTGGCCTGGATCGCTATTTGTCCTGGGTGAAAGAAAACGTTAAATAA
- a CDS encoding helix-turn-helix domain-containing protein: protein MTQGSIIDTLAFRAGEIILYPGSPGPRDRIYRVESGLVRIQSVDDDGNALTLRFVRPGEYFGEEALSGGERRYHAEAAADTRIAQIHPERMDPQETLNLAVRLALALGQTYDAIQRLVSQRLKNRIAAALLEFMDTPLAVHDNKGRVMIHVTHDEIASAVGSVRETVTKVVGELVREGLIKSGYGRVMLLDIEALGELARQNG, encoded by the coding sequence GTGACGCAAGGCAGCATCATCGACACGCTGGCGTTCCGCGCCGGGGAGATCATCCTCTATCCCGGCAGCCCCGGCCCGCGGGACCGCATCTACCGCGTCGAGTCCGGCCTGGTCCGCATCCAGAGCGTCGACGACGACGGCAACGCCCTGACCCTGCGCTTCGTGCGTCCCGGCGAGTACTTCGGCGAGGAGGCGCTCTCGGGCGGCGAACGGCGCTACCACGCGGAGGCGGCGGCGGACACCCGCATTGCCCAGATCCATCCCGAGCGCATGGATCCCCAGGAGACCCTGAACCTGGCGGTCCGGCTCGCCCTGGCGCTGGGGCAGACCTACGACGCCATCCAGCGGCTGGTTTCCCAGCGGCTGAAGAACCGGATCGCAGCGGCGCTGCTCGAGTTCATGGACACGCCGCTGGCCGTCCACGACAACAAGGGGCGGGTGATGATCCACGTCACCCACGACGAGATCGCCTCGGCCGTGGGCTCGGTGCGCGAGACCGTCACCAAGGTGGTCGGCGAGCTGGTGCGCGAGGGCCTCATCAAGTCCGGTTACGGCCGGGTGATGCTGCTCGACATCGAGGCGCTCGGCGAGCTGGCGCGCCAGAACGGCTGA
- a CDS encoding NAD(P)/FAD-dependent oxidoreductase, producing the protein MPKTDVIIIGAGPSGLFAAFYVGMRDLTTRIIDPMAEVGGQLSALYPDKFIYDIAGFPKIRAKELVRNLVEQVRPFDPIYTLEERAERLEPLDEGGFAVTTSSGRTYLSRAVIITAGVGAFEPRRIEAEGVARLEHKGLEYAVRDARAYEGQRLLIIGGGDSAVDWALTLKDLAAQVTLIHRRETFRAHGATVNRLIAAAEAGELTILTPYELKAVLGEERVREAVIVDKKTGATRNLDVDAVLVLTGYVSKLGPIANWGLELEKNRIKVDTRMETNIPGVFAAGDITTYPGKIRLIAVGFGEAATAANHAAAFAHPRLRVDPGHSSDHPPEGRPSVARSSLDD; encoded by the coding sequence GTGCCCAAGACCGACGTCATCATCATCGGAGCGGGACCGAGCGGGCTGTTCGCGGCCTTCTATGTGGGGATGCGCGACCTCACCACCCGCATCATCGATCCGATGGCCGAGGTCGGCGGGCAGCTCTCGGCGCTCTACCCCGACAAGTTCATCTACGACATCGCCGGCTTCCCCAAGATCCGCGCCAAGGAGCTGGTGCGCAACCTCGTCGAACAGGTCAGGCCCTTCGACCCCATCTACACCCTGGAGGAACGCGCCGAACGGCTCGAGCCGTTGGACGAGGGTGGGTTCGCGGTGACCACCTCGAGCGGCCGCACCTACCTGAGCCGCGCGGTGATCATCACCGCGGGGGTGGGGGCGTTCGAGCCGCGGCGCATCGAGGCCGAAGGGGTGGCGCGGCTCGAGCACAAGGGGCTCGAGTACGCGGTCCGCGACGCCCGCGCCTACGAAGGCCAGCGGCTGCTCATCATCGGCGGGGGCGACTCCGCCGTGGACTGGGCGCTGACGCTTAAGGACCTGGCGGCGCAGGTCACCCTGATCCACCGGCGCGAGACCTTCCGCGCCCACGGCGCCACGGTCAACCGCCTGATCGCCGCGGCCGAGGCGGGCGAGCTCACGATCCTGACCCCCTACGAGCTGAAGGCGGTGCTGGGCGAGGAGCGGGTGCGCGAGGCGGTCATCGTCGACAAGAAGACCGGCGCGACGCGCAACCTCGACGTGGACGCGGTCCTCGTCCTCACGGGCTACGTTTCCAAGCTGGGCCCGATCGCGAACTGGGGACTCGAGCTCGAGAAGAACCGCATCAAGGTCGACACCCGCATGGAGACGAACATCCCCGGGGTCTTCGCCGCCGGGGACATCACCACCTACCCGGGCAAGATCCGGCTGATCGCCGTCGGCTTCGGGGAAGCGGCCACCGCCGCCAACCACGCCGCCGCCTTCGCCCACCCGCGCCTGCGCGTCGATCCCGGGCACTCCTCCGACCACCCGCCCGAAGGCCGCCCCTCGGTGGCGCGCTCGAGCCTCGACGACTGA